Proteins found in one Falsirhodobacter algicola genomic segment:
- the rmuC gene encoding DNA recombination protein RmuC, producing MNETYLLVAAALVLGLVIGWALRRPDTARQQALQGDLARLQADHDNALRAREELAAQLTAERRLVGTMREDAGEAAMRIATLEADLKSADRRANDIDLRHRAALEALEEARQRGTNAGIEISRLETELEQQRLAAVEKIELLGQVRTDMENRFKQLAADSLRLSGEENKQRLEAALAPLKQHVEHFQQELRNVHDGALKDRAALKTEIETLTRRSEEVSREAVNLTRALKGDKQKQGAWGEMILESLLERSGLRKGEEYLVQEHRVNEDGDRFRPDVVVNMPDGKRLVIDSKVSLIDYETCVNGETEAECAAARLRHVRALKAHIQTLHDKAYHRMENGSVDYVVMFIPIEGALSEALREMGDLTTMAFEKSVTIATPTTLMMALRTISNVWTIERRNQNAEAIADRAGRLYEKVAGFVDDMEKVGRNLGAAQTAYGDAMGKLSTGRGNVLSQLETLKTLGAKTSKTFRTEFDHDLPAPDDALRLGTDAAE from the coding sequence ATGAACGAGACGTATCTTCTGGTGGCCGCGGCCCTCGTGCTGGGGCTGGTGATCGGCTGGGCGCTGCGCCGCCCCGACACCGCGCGGCAGCAGGCGCTGCAGGGCGATCTCGCCCGGCTTCAGGCCGATCACGACAATGCCCTGCGCGCCCGCGAAGAACTGGCCGCCCAATTGACGGCCGAGCGCCGTCTGGTCGGCACCATGCGCGAGGATGCGGGCGAGGCCGCGATGCGCATCGCCACGCTGGAGGCCGATCTGAAATCGGCCGACCGCCGCGCCAACGACATCGACCTTCGCCACCGCGCCGCGCTGGAGGCGCTCGAGGAGGCGCGCCAGCGGGGCACCAATGCCGGGATCGAAATCTCCCGCCTCGAAACCGAGTTGGAGCAGCAGCGCCTTGCCGCCGTCGAGAAGATCGAGCTTCTGGGGCAGGTCCGCACCGATATGGAGAACCGCTTCAAGCAGCTGGCCGCCGACAGCCTGCGGCTGAGCGGCGAGGAGAACAAGCAGCGGCTCGAAGCCGCCCTCGCCCCGCTGAAGCAGCATGTGGAGCATTTCCAGCAGGAGTTGCGCAACGTCCATGACGGCGCCCTGAAGGATCGCGCCGCGCTGAAGACCGAGATCGAGACCCTGACCCGCCGCTCCGAGGAGGTCAGCCGCGAGGCCGTGAACCTGACCCGCGCGCTGAAGGGCGACAAGCAGAAGCAGGGCGCATGGGGGGAGATGATCCTCGAATCGCTGCTGGAACGGTCGGGGCTGCGCAAGGGCGAGGAATATCTCGTACAAGAGCATCGCGTGAACGAGGACGGCGACCGCTTCCGTCCCGATGTCGTGGTGAACATGCCCGACGGCAAACGGCTGGTGATCGATTCCAAGGTGTCGCTCATCGATTACGAGACTTGCGTGAACGGCGAGACGGAGGCCGAATGCGCCGCCGCCCGCCTGCGCCATGTCCGCGCGCTGAAGGCCCATATCCAGACGCTGCACGACAAGGCCTATCACCGGATGGAGAATGGCTCGGTCGATTATGTCGTCATGTTCATCCCGATCGAAGGCGCGCTGTCGGAGGCGCTGCGCGAGATGGGCGATCTGACGACCATGGCCTTCGAGAAATCGGTGACGATCGCGACGCCGACGACGCTGATGATGGCCCTGCGCACCATTTCCAACGTCTGGACGATCGAGCGGCGCAACCAGAACGCCGAGGCCATCGCCGACCGCGCTGGCCGCCTCTATGAAAAGGTGGCGGGCTTCGTCGACGACATGGAGAAGGTGGGCCGCAACCTCGGTGCGGCGCAGACGGCCTATGGCGATGCGATGGGCAAGCTGTCCACCGGGCGCGGCAACGTCCTGTCGCAGCTGGAAACGCTGAAGACGCTGGGGGCCAAGACCTCCA
- a CDS encoding aspartate carbamoyltransferase catalytic subunit has protein sequence MSFRARHLLGIEHLAPDEILAILDLAERYVDFSRRTVKKSDALAGMTQINMFFENSTRTQASFELAGKRLGADVMNMAVAQSSVKKGETLIDTALTLNAMHPDLLVVRHNASGAVNLLAEKVNCAVLNAGDGRHEHPTQALLDALTIRRAKGRIQRLTIAICGDIQHSRVARSNLLLLGKMDNRVRLVGPPTLMPSGVAEFGCEVFDDMKAGLKGADVVMMLRLQKERMDGGFIPSEREYFHRYGLDAEKLAFAAEDAIVMHPGPMNRGVEIDGTIADDINRSVIQEQVEMGVAVRMACMDLLARNLRAERGAAASEVMA, from the coding sequence ATGAGTTTTCGCGCCCGTCACCTTCTGGGGATCGAGCATCTGGCCCCCGACGAGATCCTCGCGATCCTCGATCTGGCCGAACGCTATGTCGATTTCAGCCGCCGCACGGTGAAGAAGTCCGACGCGTTGGCCGGGATGACCCAGATCAACATGTTCTTCGAAAACTCGACCCGCACGCAGGCCAGCTTCGAGCTGGCGGGCAAACGGCTGGGCGCGGATGTGATGAACATGGCCGTCGCCCAATCCTCGGTGAAGAAGGGCGAGACGCTGATCGACACCGCCCTGACGTTGAACGCGATGCATCCCGATCTGCTGGTGGTCCGGCACAACGCCTCGGGCGCGGTGAACTTGCTGGCCGAGAAGGTGAACTGCGCCGTTCTGAATGCGGGCGACGGGCGGCACGAACATCCCACGCAGGCGCTTCTGGACGCGCTGACGATCCGCCGCGCCAAGGGGCGCATCCAGCGGCTGACCATCGCCATCTGCGGCGACATCCAGCACAGCCGCGTCGCCCGTTCGAACCTGCTGCTGCTTGGTAAGATGGACAACCGCGTGCGACTGGTCGGCCCGCCGACGCTGATGCCTTCGGGCGTGGCCGAGTTCGGCTGCGAGGTCTTCGACGATATGAAGGCGGGCCTGAAGGGCGCCGATGTGGTGATGATGCTGCGCCTGCAGAAGGAGCGGATGGATGGCGGTTTCATCCCGTCCGAGCGGGAGTATTTCCACCGCTACGGCCTTGATGCCGAAAAGCTGGCCTTCGCGGCCGAGGATGCGATCGTCATGCATCCCGGCCCGATGAATCGCGGGGTGGAGATCGACGGCACCATCGCCGACGACATCAACCGCTCGGTCATTCAGGAGCAGGTGGAGATGGGCGTGGCCGTCCGCATGGCCTGCATGGATCTTCTGGCCCGGAACCTGCGGGCCGAACGGGGTGCTGCGGCATCCGAGGTGATGGCATGA
- a CDS encoding uracil-DNA glycosylase, which produces MTRDACDLASDLDWETAAAMLAWQYDLGATEGIGDVPLNRYELEAAAPKPAPSAAHAPPAAPPAPAADPAAEARAIAAAAPDLAALRDAMAGFTLCELKRGARNTVFADGRAGARVMIIGEAPGRNEDIAGKPFVGQAGQFLDRMMAAIGLSRDAEDAAHGFYVTNVLPWRPPSDRDPTAEEVALMLPFLERHVALAQPDLLVVLGNTAARAVLGQGGITRLRGTWGQGFGRPVMPMCHPAHLLRHPLAKREAWSDLLQIKSRLR; this is translated from the coding sequence ATGACTCGGGATGCCTGCGATCTGGCCAGCGACTTGGATTGGGAAACCGCTGCGGCGATGCTCGCCTGGCAGTATGATCTGGGTGCGACCGAGGGCATCGGCGATGTCCCCCTCAACCGCTACGAGCTGGAGGCCGCGGCCCCGAAACCCGCGCCGTCCGCCGCCCATGCCCCACCCGCGGCCCCGCCCGCACCTGCCGCCGATCCCGCCGCCGAGGCGCGCGCCATCGCCGCCGCCGCCCCCGATCTGGCCGCGCTGCGCGATGCCATGGCCGGGTTCACGCTGTGTGAATTGAAGCGCGGGGCGCGCAACACCGTCTTTGCCGACGGGCGGGCCGGCGCGCGCGTCATGATCATCGGCGAGGCGCCGGGCCGGAACGAGGATATCGCGGGCAAGCCCTTCGTCGGGCAGGCGGGCCAATTCCTCGACCGGATGATGGCGGCGATCGGTCTGTCGCGGGATGCCGAGGATGCGGCCCACGGTTTCTATGTCACGAATGTGCTGCCGTGGCGCCCGCCCTCCGACCGCGATCCGACGGCCGAGGAGGTGGCGCTGATGCTGCCCTTCCTCGAACGTCATGTCGCGTTGGCCCAGCCGGACCTGCTGGTCGTTCTTGGAAACACCGCCGCGCGGGCCGTTCTGGGGCAGGGCGGCATCACGCGGCTGCGCGGCACTTGGGGGCAGGGCTTCGGACGGCCCGTGATGCCGATGTGCCACCCCGCCCATCTGCTGCGCCATCCCCTCGCCAAGCGCGAGGCGTGGTCGGATCTTCTGCAAATCAAGTCGAGGTTGAGATGA
- a CDS encoding molybdenum cofactor synthesis domain-containing protein, which yields MSEFKPVRIAVLSVSDTRTLDTDKSGKVLAERIEGAGHILVERVMVRDDRAVIAEHLRRWADDPQVDVVISTGGTGLTGRDVTVEAHRDVYEKEIEAFASIFAMVSMRTVGTSAIQSRATGGVRNGTYMFALPGSSGACRDGWDEILRHQLDSTNGPCNLVEIMPRLTER from the coding sequence ATGAGCGAATTCAAACCGGTGCGCATTGCCGTGCTGAGCGTGTCGGACACCCGCACGCTGGACACCGACAAGTCCGGCAAGGTGCTGGCCGAACGCATCGAAGGCGCCGGCCATATTCTGGTGGAGCGGGTGATGGTCCGCGACGACCGCGCCGTCATCGCCGAGCATCTGCGCCGCTGGGCCGACGATCCGCAGGTGGATGTCGTCATCTCCACCGGCGGGACCGGGCTGACGGGCCGGGATGTGACCGTGGAGGCCCACCGCGATGTCTATGAAAAGGAGATCGAGGCCTTTGCGTCGATCTTCGCCATGGTGTCGATGCGGACGGTCGGCACCTCGGCGATCCAGAGCCGCGCGACGGGCGGGGTGCGCAACGGCACCTATATGTTCGCGCTGCCCGGAAGCTCCGGCGCGTGCCGCGACGGCTGGGACGAAATCCTGCGCCACCAACTCGATTCCACCAACGGGCCGTGCAACCTCGTGGAGATCATGCCCCGCCTGACCGAACGCTGA
- a CDS encoding protein-disulfide reductase DsbD domain-containing protein produces the protein MLRSVLACLVLAASSVPVVAQDLSHLVSARILPGWKTAEGTRMLAVQISLADGWKTYWRSPGDAGIPPEFDWSGSSNIGAVRFHWPIPDVFQTNGMETIGYHHQLVLPIEVTPRDPSRPLHVQAEVDMGVCSDVCVPASVQLAADLSGAGADDPAIRAALADQPVRQHVPATCTISPIEDGLRVTARLSLPPQGQHETVVLEPADPTIWVSPAEVTRDDGTLIATSDFVSPAGGPFALDRSALRVTVLGRGRAVETVGCPAG, from the coding sequence ATGTTGCGATCCGTCCTTGCCTGTCTTGTCCTTGCCGCGTCCTCCGTTCCGGTGGTGGCGCAGGATCTGTCACATCTCGTTTCGGCCCGGATCCTGCCGGGCTGGAAGACGGCCGAAGGGACGCGGATGCTGGCGGTGCAGATCTCGCTCGCCGATGGGTGGAAGACCTATTGGCGCAGCCCCGGCGATGCGGGGATTCCCCCCGAATTCGACTGGTCCGGCTCCAGCAACATCGGCGCGGTCCGCTTTCACTGGCCCATCCCCGACGTGTTCCAGACCAACGGGATGGAGACGATCGGCTATCACCATCAGCTCGTCCTGCCGATCGAGGTGACGCCGCGCGACCCCTCCCGCCCGCTGCATGTGCAGGCCGAGGTGGATATGGGCGTGTGTTCGGATGTCTGCGTTCCGGCCTCGGTGCAGCTGGCGGCGGATCTGTCGGGCGCGGGGGCGGACGATCCGGCGATCCGCGCCGCGCTGGCCGATCAGCCCGTCCGCCAGCATGTGCCCGCCACCTGCACCATCTCCCCGATCGAGGACGGCCTGCGGGTCACGGCCCGCCTGTCGCTGCCGCCGCAGGGGCAGCATGAAACGGTGGTGCTGGAACCGGCGGACCCGACGATCTGGGTCTCCCCCGCCGAGGTGACGCGCGATGACGGCACCCTGATCGCGACCAGCGATTTCGTGTCACCGGCGGGCGGGCCCTTCGCGCTGGACCGTTCGGCCCTGCGGGTGACGGTGCTGGGTCGGGGCCGCGCGGTCGAAACGGTCGGCTGCCCCGCCGGATGA
- a CDS encoding YqgE/AlgH family protein — protein sequence MTQDLNLSGAVLIAMPGMGDDRFDRSVVLICAHSDDGAMGLIVNKPAEELAFSDLLEQLDIDGADEGRDIRVHLGGPVERGRGFVLHSGDYDSPGSMTIEGGFGVTATLDVLQALADGGGPARAILALGYSGWGPGQLEEELARNDWLMLPQAEADLIFAEDAGGKWVSHLRALGVDPLVLSPAGGRA from the coding sequence ATGACGCAGGATCTCAATCTCTCGGGCGCTGTCCTGATCGCCATGCCGGGCATGGGGGATGATCGGTTCGACCGCTCGGTCGTGCTGATCTGCGCCCATTCGGATGACGGGGCGATGGGCCTCATCGTCAACAAACCGGCGGAGGAGCTGGCCTTTTCGGACCTGCTGGAGCAGCTGGACATCGACGGCGCCGACGAGGGGCGCGACATCCGCGTGCATCTGGGCGGCCCGGTCGAACGCGGGCGGGGCTTCGTGCTGCACAGCGGCGATTACGATTCCCCCGGCTCCATGACGATCGAGGGCGGCTTCGGCGTCACGGCGACGCTCGATGTGCTGCAGGCCTTGGCCGATGGCGGCGGGCCGGCGCGGGCGATCCTCGCGCTCGGCTATTCGGGCTGGGGGCCGGGGCAGCTCGAAGAGGAACTGGCCCGCAACGACTGGCTGATGCTGCCGCAGGCCGAGGCCGATCTTATCTTCGCCGAGGATGCGGGCGGCAAGTGGGTCAGCCACCTGCGCGCCCTTGGGGTGGACCCGCTGGTCCTGTCCCCCGCCGGTGGGCGCGCCTAG